Part of the Aptenodytes patagonicus chromosome 2, bAptPat1.pri.cur, whole genome shotgun sequence genome, aaaattaaacttaaaaaaaaacaaaacaaaacctgcagccttcctcctgcctgcagcaggaacTGTTGTTGCTGCTGGTGTCTGGTGCCCTTCTAGTGCGTATAGTGATGCTCAAGGCTGTGAGAGCAGTCTTAGCTCAGCCCTCATCATACATGCTTTATGGCACAATCTTTAATTGCGTGATCAAATACTCCTCTCCCCTGGTGGCATACATACAGGCTGTGGGAAAGAcgctgctcagggaaggaggcATCTCTCCATCGTTTTTCTACTTCTCGTTCAGTTAGCGGCAGCGGCTGTTATTTATTACTCGCCATCTAATGCCTTTGGTACATATGGAAGCATTTGTTTCCTTTACGGTCTTTTCAAGGACCTTTGCTATCCACTGGGGTATTTGAGTGCCAAGTTGTTTTCTGTAAGTGGAGACTGCCGATCTGTGCAgcgcagcagcaggagaaggcgCGTGAAGACGACGATTCGGGGCAGGTCGGCTCCCAAAGAcaagaggcaggagctggctgacgttgttttttctcttcccttcattGCCGTGTCTGTCCCTCCCTGACGCAGGCAGGAGTGCGTAGCCACAGAAGAAAACCCTCaagtgtttttctgctgctgcgAGGGCAACTATTGCAATGAGAAATTTACCCATTTGCCTGAAGTCACCGGCCCAGAAGGTGAGTGACTGGGTGGATGGGGAGTTGGGGTCTCTTCCTCTAGACCTAGTTTGTGATGACTTTGAGTTGTTGGATGTTGAGCAAAAAAATACATCCGACAGGACACAAAGTACCGTTTTGGTTACAAAGTCCAGAAATCCTTCTGCTGGGATTCTTCAAGAATagttttttaatgttgtttcacTCTGTGGGTAAAGTGTGTTGGACCAACACCTCGTATACCATCAGTAAGGATTAGGTTTTCTTTATGGTGGATGTTCACAGTGGGTtcttacaaaacaaaatcccacacAAGGGGAAGAGGGTGGCGTGATTTATACAATATGGGTCAACTCAAACTCTTAAAAGGTATTTGACACCTTCGTTAATTTTCATAGGTCATAGGTCTCCAAATATCTTGGGCATCAAGGATTCTTGCATTTGATTGGTCTTGCCTTGGTCTGGGGATTGAAAGGGAATGGGAATGTGCGTCAGCTTTCAGAGTTTGTAGATATAtttcaaggaagaaaagtaaTAGCAGGTCCTTCTTCAGAGGCTAATAGAATAATTATGATTCTTTTAGTTGTAGGCTTGCTAAAGTGTCAttcaataaaaattattaaagcaGGTGGATCTTTTCCTTAGGATGGTTTCTTTTGCTATCAACTACCTGCATTTACTGAGATGTTCCAGTAGACCATTATCAGATTTTCCTGGGCTTTCCTGTTAGGTTTTAAATTGTTTACATGGGTTTTATTATCTCCTGTTATTAATGTACCCGTAGCAACCTAGTAGCAAATATTCTTTCTCTCAcagttttttgtttaatttggcaagtcttgctattttttccttccctgtctccaACATAGCAACATGGCTCCATTTAGTATTCCCATTGTTTGTGTCTCAACTGCGCTGATGTAATTTGGAACAAGAACTACTGTGGGAGTAGTGCATTTGATTGTGGCTCCGGCAGCATTTTACTAAAAACTGACATCTTGTCAATCACCGTAAAAGGCAAAGCAACGCTGTGAGGGATTTCGTGCTCGCTTAATACATTCGGAAGGGTTAAGAGGaggaaattttctgcttttacgTATCCCAGCAAGAAATACCCATCTTAAATAAAGGTCAGATGGAGGCTCGGCTTGCAAAGTGTGGTTTGGACCATTGTAACTCCATTACTAATAGCCATATGGAAAAGAGTAAACCGCAGAGCCTTATGAATACTGTTGGATGTGACAGGACATGCCACTAAGCAGTGTCAACTTTGGAGTAAAAGGAAGGATGGGGTTTGGTTGTATCTGGATGTACAGCTGACAGCGCTGTTGCGTGCCTGAAGAGTCCTTTCCCTCATTTACCCTGCTCTTTTCTCGCAGTCATCTATGAGCCGCCGCCTCCAACACCCTCCCTGCTCAACATCCTGGTGTACTCGCTGCTCCCCATCGCTgtcctctccatggccatcctcttGGCCTTCTGGATGTACCGTCACCGCAAGCCTCCCTACGGGCACGTAGACATTAATGAGGTGAGGGAGTCGCTCCTCTTTATTTGGACCTTACAAAAGGCACAGAGGCTGCTCAGTATACGTTCACATCCACTTTTGCTTCACTCTTTTCAGGAGGCCTAACTTTTCTTCTCTATCTTTTTGAAGTTGGTGGTACTGTTGGCCTCCATGGTGGTGTTAGCATACCCTGTGAGGCTGATGAGTTTAGACGGGGTTATCACCATGTCCGAGATTCCTAAGGGATGGAGTTACACAGCCCTGCTTGGTGGCTACCCTTCCCCCCAAACTCTCAAACCCATTGCCTGATTTCAGCCAACTTTGCAGAGGAGCAGAGATCAGAAAGATGATAAAGTTCCTACCAGCTTTATGGGGTGAGGAGAGATGCTTTCCCTGTTGAAGCTCAGTTTTTATGAGCCATCAGAGAATGCATGCAGGAGGTCATCCTCATGGCCCAAAGCCATTGGGAACTGGTCCTTGCTGGCTCCGCTGTGCCCTGAGCCTTCTGGTTTCTTCTGAAGGGCCGAGCAGctacctctccctccctcctctgcccattACAGCCCATACTGTGAACCTTTCCCATCTGAAAGCAGATAGGACAGAGCTCCAACCCCACGCGTCCTGCGGGGTTGCGTTGTTCTCCTGGACAAATGCAGAGTTTAAACAGATACGATCTTTATGATGCTGACAGACCTGTTTACTGCCCATTGCTAGGGTTATGTGAAACACGCCTAATGAAGTGCAAAGCAGTGGGAGGTTTTAGGTGTAGTTGGCTGTTGGGTCACAAAGATCAAAAAGTTCCTACTTTTGGCAGGAGGTAGCCTTGAGGTCATCGGTGTTTTACAGCCCAAAATAGCTCTTGCTTTGAAAACATAGGAGAATTCAGGTTTTGACAGAGGATGGCAGGCAGTAGTTCGACACACAGAGTGACACTTGGAGGCGTAGATTGTTATATACAAATACCCTACAAGGCAAGACAGGGAATTTCGGGCTGCTCTTGCTGCAAACAGTACATCtaaataatttgtattaaatAAAATGTCACTTCTTTACGCCTCTTTCCCCATATGCAATCTCTCCATTCCTCCCCTCCCTTTGTTTTACAGTCCAGCTTCAGCTGGTGACAATGTTTTTCTCTCGTGCAGGACCCCGGCCCGCCACCCCCTTCTCCCCTCGTTGGCCTAAAGCCTCTGCAGCTCTTGGAGATCAAGGCGAGGGGACGCTTTGGCTGCGTGTGGAAGGCTCAGCTGATGAATGACTACGTAGCAGTGAAAATCTTCCCTATTCAGGTGAGAAGGGCATTGCATTAGGTTCTCACTCGCTGGGCTTCCTCACTGCTGCTGAGAAGCTCTAAGTGCCTATGGAGGTGTTTTTAAGACCATAACAAAGATGCATTTGGACTCTTCTGCTGGAGGAAAAAGTTCAAGGACCTTCCCTTCCTACACTTTTCTCCGTGTTCTCTCATTAACAAATGCTTTCTGTAGTAGTAGTTGTTGCAAGAAGGGCAAAAACAAGCACATTTTGAAATCTACAGGGTATTTTAACTTCGCTGCAAATGTCCGTGTTGTTAAAGTCCAGTGAGGCAGCAGCTGCAATGCCCAAAGTACACACAAAGGACCAAAGCCCTGGCTTTGTGTGTCCTGCCTGGGTAGATTATAAATCCAGACCCGAACCCAGCGAACAGTTTACAGCTTACAGAGGCAGAGCCCCGGTGCTGTGAAAGCTAATTGCATTGCAGCATTTCTGTCAGCTCACGTCTTCTGCTCTAGGAAACCTCTGAACACTCCTGACTTGACTCTAGGAATTgcagatggaaagagaaaagcagtcaAAAGTCAAATGAAAGAAGAATGACTGAAACATCTTTGTGCTTCTCTGCTATCTCTTTCTTCGTTAATTTTTCGCCCCGTATTTGTTGTCATAGCGTTGCTAAAGGAGATTTGCACATCTTCTGTCCAAGCCAGCTGTGACCTACTAGTAAATATTAAATAGAGCCTAGATTAGATTTTGCAATTGTAACAATTACAGCTACAGTGCAGATCTGGGTGCTGCATGCACAGGCTTTTTTCTTGCAAGCTTCCTTAGGAAATCTTGACAAATCTTATTTCTCAGTGAGGTTGGGTTTggattcctcctccctccccacacatGTGCTTTAGGAATAGCTGAGGATAATTTTGGAGAAGGGAGACTGAGAACAGCAACTTCCAGTCTTTCTCCAGCATCTACCCTTTAGGAAAACATCCTCATTTTGAAGGGATTCATCACATCCGAACTCCAGAGGATGATATTAAGAGGAACGTGAGCAGCTCTGACTGAGCTGAAGGAGCTGTTTGCTTTAAAGGGAAGCGTGATCTTTGATGGTGCATTTCTCCCTGCTTTAGGATAAGCAATCTTGGCAGAGCGAGAGGGAGATTTTCAATACTCCTGGCATGAAGCATGAAAACCTTTTGCAATTTATCGCAGCAGAGAAAAGAGGGACAAACCTAGAGACAGAGCTCTGGCTGATCACAGCTTTCCACGACAAGGTAATGTATTATTGCACGTACATTTTGGGAAGGCAGAGAGGCAGCTGGTGGTGAAGCAGCAGGATTTGGTGTCTGATGTTCTCCCAGAAGCTCCCCTATAATCTATCCAGTCTGTCCCTGGTGAGCCATGGCTTAGTGGTAGTGGAGGactgctcctgctcctctcaTTCAAAGGCTCTTCCTTTAGCTTTCAAGGCTTTCTTACACAAACATAGGATTAATAAAGGTGGGACttggggggggagagaggcaCAAAAGGCCACAGCTCATGTATGTGGTGGTCACCATCTCTTAATGTGCGTAGATGAGCACGTGGGAGCCAGGGGTCGCAGACCATCGCAGTTCCAACTCACCCCTTGCAGACGGGCTCCGTGTTTGCTTTTGAAGCTTGGGGCATATCTCCCGTTTCATGGATTGCTTTAGTTATCAAACATGACtaacacttaaaataaaacaaacacgcACAAATCCAGGGTTGAGCCAGCAGCGTTATCCCTCTGTTTAATCCAAGGTCTACTGAGTCAATCATTGCCACAACCAGCTGATATGATGCATCATCTTCTTGCATGGAAGGCTTTCCCCTTTGTTAGGTTAGATGAATTGCTCTATTTTGAGATGGTTTTGTCCCTTCCTtacctccctccccttccctggcagATTAGTAGACTCCTTTTAGACATTCAGATATTTTCTGTGCTGTCAAGGGCTGAGGACTCATGAATGcttctggattttatttcttcttcttttttacttttgctagtgatttttccccccctattAAATCAAGGTTCAAATTTCTCAGGCACTCATTAAAATCATTTTCTAAACTGATGAGTTGGCACATCTGTCACGTAGCAGAGTCTGCGATTAAGAACATACGATGTCCTGTTTCGCAGGGCTCTCTGACGGATTACCTGAAGGGCAATATTATCAGCTGGAATGAGCTCTGCCATGTTGCAGAAACAATGGCCCGTGGCTTGTCCTACCTTCATGAAGATGTCCCTTGGTGCAAAGGTGAAGGACACAAACCTGCCATAGCACACAGGTACGGCCTCTTTCGTTAACGCCATTCAAGTGCTGTGTTCAAATGTTCACAACCTCTTTGAAATGATGCTGTTGAATGGAGGAGGAGATTGTGCTTTTAGGAAGTAAATGCCTTTTAACCGAACAAATCCTGTGCTAAGACAAGAATTTTTTCCAACCACATATGAAATGTGAAGGGAAAGTAAGTGTCTTGTCCGTGAAACAGTCAGTATGGTTGGTAGTTGTTTATGGCAAATGTCTGAAGGGTAGGTGCTTCCCTCTTCTATCAACTCTTCTCTTGACATGTAGTGGGAAGGGAAATCTGGTTGCTGCAGAACCGCTCTTTGAAAGGACTGTGCTTGATAAATCACATTATAATCCGTGTATTTCTATGGCCGTACCAAGATTTGGACCCTATTTTTCCCTAAGTGTTTTAGACTGGTAACTCCACTGCCTGTCTTCCCACAGAGCTTTTGATCATTAGGCAAGAAATGGAGAAACtgtagaaatgcagaaaatggctgctatttatttttcactgtagtTTTATAGTGCCCAAATCGTGCCAGGATGCTTATGAGAGACACCAGAGCAGGCACTACGGTGCCTCTGAGACCTCTTGGCACACGCTTCAACCCATCTGGGTGGCAGCACCGTGGGGACAGCGGGAATCCAGAAAGCAGAGGGTTAAACCGTCCTTATCACTACAATACTTGTTTTAGCCCTTCTCTGCAGTCCCACATTGCTTGCCCTGGACTAAAGCATCGCTACGGAGCAGTTTGCTAGTGGCACGGCAGGAGGGGGGAGTTTTCCAGAAGGGATTTACGTGGGCTACACGCCGTAATCCGCGGCCGTACTCCCCCGCCACCCACCGCATTTCATCTAGGAGGGACTTAAACCCCACGTCCAGCTGCAGCAATTTGTACCCGCTCTAGTGGGGCCGTCTTCATGTACGGCAAGATAATCCCTGTTTTTGTAAGGGTGTCCCTGcccccaaaacaacccccctCCCTGAACCTGAAAGTTTCTGAGAGCTGGGGGCTGTTGAAAGAGCCTGCAGCTGCCTTTGTGCTGCTCCTGGAGCTGACCCCTGTGTCCCTGACATTTGTCCCTGTGGAATAAAGGCAGTGGTTTATACATGAAAATTCCTGAGGGTGGGGAACAGAGAAAGGCTATAGAAAGGCTTTAAAGCAACAGATCGTGCTCATTAGCGTCCCCATCCATTTAGCAAATGATAAAAGATGGAGAATGCACCATTTGTGTGAATCTAGCACATACCTACGGAAGAGGGATTTCAGGACACGGGGGATTTCCCTTGCATTGCCCCACtccttttagttttatttttgttttaaaagaaaacaccaaataaatCTTAAATCTGGGAGGGGGGGTATTTTTGAATGGCTTCACACATGTTCGAAGATGCTGGAGTTGCCAGGTGGGATTCCCCGAGTCACTGCTGGGCAGGGGTTCAGCTAACTCCTTACTGGCCCTTGGCGCTACAAGGAGGATTAAGGTTATGGGATCGCTTGTTGGTGCGAAAGTGCCCCCACgtggaagctgaaaataaaatctctggTGTCTGAATTGAGTTAACGCACCCGTCGTTCATTGTCCGCTCGCTCTCTTATTCCCTAGTTTGAAGCATTacacagaaaaagacattttcttcttttcaggccACTTTCCTTTATCAGTGACCATTTTAGGATGGTCTAATGCATACAGCGTTAGTGGGAATTCTACTTGGCATGGATACGTTTGCATTGCAGCTCACACTTGCCAGTTCAAGGTGGTttgtggaaggaagaaaagcatggaaaaatggGGAAATGTAcggaaataggagaaaaaaaggaagcacaaagGGAAATCCCTGCGTCACGTATCAAGATGTAGTAGTTAACTGTTGCATGCCCAAAGGGCAGTGTAGGtgaacaacagcagcaaatgctTACAGTAATACTGGTTTACACCTCGCTTCACTTTGGAAACATATCGTTCAGGCAGACTCTCTAATAATTTCTGTGTGGTCCTCGCTGTGCACTGTTTTGCAAAAATCTCGTGCGCAATCTGTACCATCCTGGAGGGCATAATCCCCTAACGCTGACTGAGCAAAGGAGTTTATCTACGTCATTAGATGATGGCTGTTTTCTAAGCCTGTGGAGAAACTGCTATAGCATGGAAACAGTCAGTCTCTAAGACGACAGGTATTAGGTAAATGGAGTTTTTCTGTGTAACGGAGGGGTACAAATGTTTTGCAGGCTCTGCAAAACTGTACTGTGTCCCTAGAAACCCCGTGTGTCCCCTTGAGGTGATGGAGGCTGGTTTCTGTTGGGGTTTCCTGGCTGTATGATGCTCTCCAACTTCACACCCGCTTCCCCTGTCTTAATCCTCGAGCCAGAAATGCCCATCATGCTGTGTTTAGCTTAGAAAGGAAAAAtcctttcttctgattttttaagCTCAGAATCAGGGGCTGGGTGGTACAGGATGATTTTTGCTTGTGGTGCTTTGAGCTGGTGCTCTGGCATCCGAGGCCGCAGCAAGCAGCCCTTCTCTATGGTCCAGCAGTTTCTCTCTTCCCAAAGAATTTTGACAGGTCTCTCTAGTGCGGAACAATTGTATCTGCCCTCATTAATTATTTTGTGCAGGCCTGCAATGTCCTGCAATCAGCAGGGTCACCGAGTGAATTGATGATAGGGAAATTATAATGCTGAGCATACAGGACAATTGCCATCTGCTGTCTAAGGTCTGTAATTTAATTGCATTGCCAAACAttccttttcagatgaaaatgcGGGAAACCAGGGGAACAGGGCTCAACTGGTTAGGCATCTCAACCCTCCTCCACCCCGCCTTTCCAGCCCCTGCAGATTTACCTGAGCTGCCCTGAAACaatcctgctgcagcacaggactGACACAAACGTCCCCTTAAAGCCACCTTCAAGCACAGACCCACCATCCCTACTGCAAATGCTTACACCTGCCCGTCAGCTGCCCGGTCCCATCCTGACAGCTCGTCTGAGTGTGGGCTTACCCCCTCCCCTGCTTGCTTTCCAACCCTCCAAATTCTCCGGGGAAGATCGGTCCAGCAATTAAAACCTAAGTGTAATAGATGACTATGGCAAAAGTCTGTTGAAGTGTGTAGTCAGGGTGAACAGAGTCCCACCGGCATCTGCTCATTTCCAGAAAGATCTAATTTTGTAGGTAGCAGCAAACATCCTTACTAGGATAAAGAGTAAATTCACCTCCTTAACCTGTCTTGCATTTGTTGTTGGGAGTGAGAAATGTAAGAAGTGCCCAGAGGTGGGGGTCCACAGCTGGTGCTCAGAGCAAGAAATGGTGCCTTATAGTGCCTGCTCTAATTAAAACACCCCCTTCATATcactccttgcttttcttttgaggTTAATTCACCGTAGACTTCAGCTGACTCTGTGCTGGGCAGCACAGGGCTGCTTGGTTGTGTTTTAGGGATGCGGGCAGTGAGGAGCAGCCGAATTTGCCAGCACTGGCTGTGCCGGGGAAGGAAAGGAGCTGATTTACTGGGGGCTGCTGAGCCTATAGACTTACAACGTGTTGCAATGTGATTTAGATGTGTGCCATAATAAACCCTTCCCAAACTTGCTTCTTGGCTTGTCCGTAGGGACTTCAAGAGTAAAAATGTCTTGCTGAAGAACGACTTGACGGCAGTGCTAGCCGATTTTGGACTAGCTGTACGGTTTGAACCTGGAAAACCTCCAGGGGACACTCATGGACAGGTAATCattatctttaaaataacattttaaaaagtagggCTTGCCATAGCTCCTTGGAAGTGGGGGGTAGTTTGTATAGATGCATTTAATTCTCTTTGAGATACGTATTTTCCATAAAAGCTTGTGCTCAGACATAAATTCCAGGAGCTGCTTTGATCTGGGTGAGCAGGGAGAGTGCTCGGACCCTCCCGACGGCTGTGCAGGTGGAATGCCTCTGGCCCTGGGGGCAGGCGGCTTCTTCCTTCAAACACGGGACTTGCTGACTCTTTATTGTcttgttattaaatattaatactcctaaaattatttatttatttttaagaattcagccaggctggctgcttgGGTGACCTTTAGCAACGGCAGGTCTTGCGAGCTGGCTGTGCGCTGCGTAAACAATTTACTACGTTTTTATGGGTTCGTAATTTTCTGCCTTTGCGTTGCGGCGAGTGGCCCCTCATTCTGCTCTCGTGCTGGGGCACAGCAAGGCCAGCATCCCCGCCGTGTGCCTCCGGGCTTTTTTGAATGCCCGTCTCCAGTGCAGGCTCCCTTTTTACCTTTATCTCCGAAGGAGTGAATACTTTTCTGGGTTAGCACCCCCCGCTTTCCTCATTTTTGCCCTCTTTTTGGGGgcttttccagtattttccatGCCTTTTCATGTCCTGGCTTCCCCCTGTCCCCACTGCCTCAGGTAACAGCAAGAACAGATGAGagtttcctaaagaaaaatattaaaagcatttcgATTCCCATGTTAAAAAGGTGGGtttttccttgctctgctctCCACCCTCCTACATTATGGGCTATAATTCTGCCACGTATATAACCACAGCCACATGAGGAGCTCAGTATGGCTCTGCCTGGACTAAAGACAATAAGATAGGCACTATAATGAGGACTGAATCCCCTCAAAGCGAGAGGGGATCTTTTCCGAACAGATCACAGCAAGCCAGGGCAGGGTAGACTTTGTAGGCTTCATGCTTTACTACTCCTGTGGATGCAGGAGtaaaagataaagataaaaaCAAGGCGACTTGTTTTATCCAGGGCTGTCAAACCAACACCTTTTCCTACCATTTCAGGATTTATCAAttttactcttctcttttttttaatatatttagttTTTTGGTGAAAGGGGATTGAACTTTCAACGACTATGATAACCAAGTCTGAATTGACTTCAGAGTGTTTTGTGCGTCTCCGAAGACAGCATTTTCTCATGCAGTGTGTGCTGCTGGAGCAAGATGCGGCGGGACTCGGAGAAGGCAGGATTTCATCTGTGCTCACCGTGCCGCGCTGCATTTAAATTAGACCTGTAGCGAACGCTAAATGAATATCACACACGTAGCCGTGCACTTTGGCTTTTTCGTTCAGGTAGTTTACCTAGACTCAAGTGATCTTAATGAGAATCGGTGTCAGAAAAAACAGCccccttttgcttgtttttcaagtGAGGTGCAACTTTAGCAGGAGTAGCCTTAAGGCTAATGAAACCAGCTGTCATTCATCTCCAACCAGCGGAGGCTCACGGGCCCAACTGGAATGTAACTTGAgttgtgttttttctctgtaggtgGGAACAAGGAGGTATATGGCTCCCGAAGTGTTAGAGGGAGCAATCAACTTCCAACGAGACGCCTTCCTGAGAATAGACATGTATGCAATGGGACTGGTGTTGTGGGAGCTAGTCTCCAGATGTAGAGCAGTTGATGGTAAGAATAAAGATCGTGTCTTCCCTGGGGAGGGCTCTGTTTCAGCGTGGTTTAATGGTTCAGAGAATGGGCctggctttgtttaaaaaaaaaataataatcaatggCATATTTTTATTAAGCAGCTAACCTGTTTTtcacttgcttgttttttaaCATAAGCTGTCATTCTCTGTAGATAATAACCTTTGTAGTGTTCAAGTCTCAACTTTTAACTACTTTTAACTGCGCTGGTTACATTGCAAATTGGCTGAGAAGTCAGAGGGAGAAGGG contains:
- the ACVR2B gene encoding activin receptor type-2B translates to MIASWLTFALLCGTFCAGPGHGEAETRECIYYNANWELEKTNQSGVERCEGEKDKRLHCYASWRNNSGSIELVKKGCWLDDFNCYDRQECVATEENPQVFFCCCEGNYCNEKFTHLPEVTGPEVIYEPPPPTPSLLNILVYSLLPIAVLSMAILLAFWMYRHRKPPYGHVDINEDPGPPPPSPLVGLKPLQLLEIKARGRFGCVWKAQLMNDYVAVKIFPIQDKQSWQSEREIFNTPGMKHENLLQFIAAEKRGTNLETELWLITAFHDKGSLTDYLKGNIISWNELCHVAETMARGLSYLHEDVPWCKGEGHKPAIAHRDFKSKNVLLKNDLTAVLADFGLAVRFEPGKPPGDTHGQVGTRRYMAPEVLEGAINFQRDAFLRIDMYAMGLVLWELVSRCRAVDGPVDEYMLPFEEEIGQHPSLEDLQEVVVHKKMRPVFKDHWLKHPGLAQLCVTIEECWDHDAEARLSAGCVEERIAQIRKSVNGTTSDCLISIVTSVTNVDLPPKESSI